A window from Candidatus Nitrospira neomarina encodes these proteins:
- a CDS encoding GAF domain-containing sensor histidine kinase has protein sequence MELECKSSSFQMSVPDRRKKPRRIEDRRLIQRNRELEAASRMTEVLFQNLHTDELVEQTLTTALEVVGAESGSILLASQDSEELVFRHSIGASPVEAGTAIPWDKGIAGAVFHSGQPIVIPDVKRDQRHYEAIDVLTEHVTRDMIALPLKRWEGKPIGVLEVLNKRESLLDEEDLAILTIVSALAANSIEQSRLYREAKLAGIVRMLGDVSHDIKNMLMPVLSGAQLLEEELDERFSHWIDVKMKGAETSYANCQELTRMIVNNARRIQRRVREIADAVKGVTSPPHFAPCQISTVVRAVFATLKTYAAEHAVLLETDNLDTLPVIEADEHRLFTAFYNLISNAIPEIPGGGLISVSGEEVNPGEGILVTVSDNGRGMCPEVRDRLFHSEAITTKQEGTGLGTKIVKDVVDAHGGRIGVESELGVGTTFYLHLPVHPPPPRL, from the coding sequence GTGGAATTAGAATGCAAATCCTCCTCGTTTCAGATGTCGGTTCCGGACCGGCGTAAAAAACCTCGCCGGATAGAAGACCGACGATTGATACAGCGCAATCGGGAGTTGGAAGCGGCCAGCCGCATGACGGAAGTACTTTTCCAGAATCTTCACACCGATGAGCTGGTTGAACAAACACTCACCACTGCTCTGGAGGTTGTTGGAGCGGAGAGCGGATCCATTCTTCTCGCCAGCCAGGATTCTGAGGAACTCGTGTTCCGGCATTCCATTGGAGCCAGCCCGGTGGAAGCAGGAACCGCGATTCCTTGGGACAAGGGGATTGCCGGGGCCGTGTTTCATTCGGGACAGCCGATCGTGATTCCGGATGTCAAACGGGATCAACGTCATTATGAAGCCATCGATGTGTTAACCGAACACGTCACACGGGATATGATCGCTCTGCCCTTAAAGCGATGGGAAGGAAAGCCTATCGGTGTGTTGGAAGTCCTGAATAAACGCGAATCGCTTCTTGATGAAGAAGACCTGGCTATCCTGACAATTGTATCCGCCCTTGCCGCGAACTCGATTGAGCAATCCCGTCTGTATCGGGAAGCGAAGCTCGCCGGCATCGTGCGAATGTTGGGTGATGTCAGTCATGACATTAAGAATATGTTGATGCCGGTGTTATCGGGGGCCCAATTACTGGAGGAAGAATTGGACGAACGTTTTTCTCATTGGATCGACGTCAAGATGAAAGGGGCTGAGACGAGTTATGCCAACTGTCAGGAACTCACCAGGATGATTGTGAACAATGCCAGGCGGATACAACGGCGCGTGCGGGAAATTGCCGATGCAGTCAAAGGTGTCACGAGTCCACCCCATTTTGCCCCCTGCCAGATTTCCACTGTAGTGAGGGCCGTGTTCGCAACCCTAAAAACCTATGCGGCGGAGCACGCGGTCCTTCTTGAAACCGACAATCTGGACACACTCCCTGTCATTGAAGCTGATGAACACCGTCTCTTTACCGCTTTTTACAATCTCATCAGCAATGCCATTCCGGAGATTCCCGGAGGAGGCCTGATCTCGGTTTCTGGAGAGGAGGTTAATCCGGGAGAGGGGATTCTCGTCACTGTTTCGGACAATGGCCGTGGCATGTGCCCCGAAGTGCGGGATCGCCTTTTTCACTCCGAGGCTATCACCACCAAGCAGGAAGGGACGGGGCTGGGGACCAAAATTGTCAAAGATGTGGTGGATGCCCATGGAGGACGTATTGGTGTAGAAAGTGAGCTGGGTGTGGGCACCACGTTTTATCTGCATCTTCCTGTTCACCCTCCTCCACCGAGATTGTGA
- a CDS encoding 3',5'-cyclic-nucleotide phosphodiesterase translates to MNIRVLGAHGSDLLVNGPTSPHICRSVGFLVNEELMVDAGTLASGLTLDEQKRITHILLSHLHLDHVKGIPPLVDNMSGRVDHQIVVASLPSVLVGLQKHVFNDLVFPNFFHLPKSQYAMLRGEELEPKREWRLPGRVRVTPIPVNHTVETAGFIIQDDEVAWIYSGDTYVTETLWQEAARIPNLKGVFIEVSFPDSMKDMASRSKHLTPTLLAHEYRKIGKPDLPLYVYHMKPTVRDQIIDEIRHLDIPHVTILTEGQEVNF, encoded by the coding sequence GTGAACATCCGGGTATTGGGGGCCCATGGATCTGATCTGCTCGTGAATGGACCGACCAGTCCGCATATTTGTCGGAGCGTGGGGTTTTTGGTTAATGAAGAATTGATGGTTGATGCTGGAACATTAGCATCAGGACTCACGTTAGATGAGCAAAAACGGATCACACATATCCTCCTTTCCCACTTGCATTTAGATCACGTAAAGGGCATTCCCCCACTTGTCGATAATATGTCGGGGCGGGTGGATCATCAAATCGTGGTAGCAAGTTTACCCTCGGTTTTAGTTGGACTTCAGAAGCATGTCTTTAACGATTTGGTATTTCCGAATTTCTTCCATCTTCCAAAATCTCAATATGCCATGCTACGTGGCGAGGAATTGGAGCCCAAACGCGAATGGCGCTTGCCTGGAAGGGTGAGAGTAACCCCCATTCCCGTTAACCATACCGTCGAAACCGCAGGGTTTATTATTCAGGATGACGAGGTGGCCTGGATTTATAGTGGAGATACCTATGTGACGGAAACCCTCTGGCAAGAGGCGGCCCGAATACCAAATTTAAAAGGAGTCTTTATTGAAGTATCCTTTCCCGATTCAATGAAAGATATGGCTTCTCGAAGTAAACATCTCACGCCAACTCTTTTAGCCCACGAATACCGAAAAATCGGGAAACCTGATCTGCCCTTATACGTCTACCATATGAAGCCTACCGTACGAGATCAAATCATTGATGAAATACGCCATCTGGATATCCCTCACGTCACGATATTGACAGAAGGCCAGGAAGTGAATTTCTAG
- a CDS encoding Crp/Fnr family transcriptional regulator produces MVMYKQAIKNVPLFSELADQELNLLADSGSRRKFPDKNMIFQEGDSGEMLFIILSGKVKVLLTGKNGQEFILSHLGPGNFFGEMAILESAPRSASVITAEPSEFFLLGQKELKKLLTNHPDISMKILRNLSQRLRKVSEQVRSLVMFDMYGRVGRCLLDLAEFQDGIQTHGQLVISNRPSFQELANMVGCSRETLSRTLKALKENGSLTVTRNTIYINRLWE; encoded by the coding sequence ATGGTGATGTACAAACAAGCGATTAAAAATGTCCCACTCTTTTCCGAATTAGCGGATCAGGAACTCAATCTGCTGGCCGATTCTGGGAGTCGCCGAAAGTTCCCTGACAAAAATATGATATTTCAAGAAGGCGATTCAGGCGAAATGTTGTTCATTATTTTGTCAGGCAAAGTTAAGGTGCTGTTAACCGGGAAAAACGGGCAGGAATTTATCCTCTCGCACTTAGGTCCAGGGAACTTTTTCGGTGAGATGGCCATTCTTGAATCGGCTCCACGATCTGCATCGGTGATAACAGCGGAGCCGAGTGAATTTTTTTTATTGGGACAAAAGGAATTGAAGAAACTGTTAACAAACCATCCAGACATTTCCATGAAAATTCTCAGGAATCTTTCTCAACGATTGCGAAAAGTCAGCGAACAAGTTCGCAGTCTCGTGATGTTTGATATGTATGGGCGTGTGGGTCGCTGTCTTCTTGATTTAGCAGAGTTTCAGGATGGAATTCAGACTCATGGGCAACTCGTGATATCCAATCGCCCATCCTTCCAGGAATTAGCCAACATGGTAGGATGCTCCAGGGAAACCTTGAGTCGGACCCTTAAGGCTCTCAAGGAAAACGGAAGTCTGACGGTTACCCGAAACACGATCTATATCAATAGATTATGGGAATAA
- a CDS encoding adenylate/guanylate cyclase domain-containing protein, whose amino-acid sequence MTFEEILDATMRLLESRKRITYGALKRQFSLDDEFLEDLKAELIKARRVAVDEGGEVLVWTGRDDTTPSPITERGNIPNPSREGQVTHQVRPSAQAERRQLTVMFCDLVGSTALSERLDPEDLREVIEAYQETCDHVIQGFEGTIMQFQGDGILVYFGHPIAHEDDAQRGILAALGILNELPNLNNRLWQVCDVELSLRVGIHTGLVVVGEMGKAGWLQTMALGETPNVASRIQNLAAPNTIVISEATLKLVKGFFTIHALGDYPIKGISQPINLWRVLGKSGVKSRFEAAGSGLTPLVGRENEIEGLLKGWERVKDAIGQVVLVKGEAGIGKTRLVEELKDRLRHENPMRQEYRCSPFYQNTALYPVTNLLGQWLHLEQEDAADAKLRKLERALNGPKNDHPKAEAVALLANLLSVPLDKRYLPLNLTPETQRQRTLEVLRDLLLETSPGRPGLFLVEDLHWVDPTTLDWLTMVINHAATAGVLVILTFRPDFEPPWADQPNVEKISLNRLNGIQVGAVVQGVTGGKPLPREITEQVVSRTDGVPLFVEELTKSLLESGLLRQGEHEYELVGSLPSMTIPATLQDSLMARLDRLATAKPVAQLGATLGREFSYELLHAVSPLGETTLQHELTRLEEAELVYRQGLLPQATYMFKHALIQEVAYESLLKSARREVHHHIAEVLENRFPSTAESEPELLAHHYTKAARPDRAIPYWQQAGQRALKRSANPEAISHLTQGLTLLQTLPEGPERDQKELAMQLGLSPAYMITKGWGAVEVEQCSKRAQVLSQKLGDGQSLYASTWGLCFNYFLRGQLNDSLKTAEEVFRMAYATDNPVLHVGAHHAVGYSYQYRGDFTKSREHAEKGIALFNLDQERAIVDLFQLSSTVPLHSFLGGGKWMLGYPEQGLAHIGQAVALAQTLQHPPSIAFAYGTGCFAYHSARDFEWVEHASAKVLELAEKEVFQLWDTIALTYHGWAIGMKGRIKDGIEEIEKGLEKFRLTGTRVMLPDVMTMLGELLWQAGRIEEALAALDEGIREATHSDRNEHFMEPELYRLKAEIFKQCAEVEDHPENAAQLFKDAEDSFQDALDLTRKQRARMLEIRAAVGLGRLWQRQGKPQEALQILEQLYNSFTEGFDTEDLREAHILIEELRESPCHSRIKVQAD is encoded by the coding sequence ATGACGTTCGAAGAGATCCTGGATGCGACAATGCGTTTGCTTGAGAGTCGAAAGCGCATAACGTATGGGGCCCTCAAAAGACAATTCAGTCTCGATGATGAGTTTCTCGAGGACTTGAAGGCCGAACTCATCAAAGCTCGACGCGTCGCCGTTGATGAAGGCGGGGAAGTGCTGGTGTGGACCGGGAGGGATGACACAACGCCCAGCCCAATCACAGAACGGGGAAACATACCTAATCCTTCGCGAGAAGGTCAGGTCACCCACCAGGTTCGACCCTCTGCTCAGGCTGAAAGGCGCCAACTCACAGTGATGTTCTGTGATCTGGTGGGTTCAACGGCTCTGTCTGAACGGCTTGACCCCGAAGACCTGCGCGAAGTCATAGAAGCCTACCAGGAAACCTGTGACCACGTCATTCAAGGCTTTGAAGGAACAATCATGCAATTCCAGGGCGATGGGATTCTGGTGTACTTCGGGCATCCCATAGCGCACGAGGATGATGCACAACGGGGAATCCTCGCCGCTCTCGGAATCTTGAATGAGCTCCCGAATTTAAACAACCGCCTCTGGCAGGTTTGCGATGTTGAGCTGAGCTTGCGGGTTGGAATCCACACCGGCCTCGTTGTGGTGGGAGAAATGGGAAAAGCCGGGTGGCTGCAGACGATGGCCCTTGGGGAAACGCCCAACGTGGCGTCCCGCATCCAAAACCTGGCGGCCCCCAACACCATTGTGATTAGCGAGGCGACGCTGAAATTGGTCAAGGGCTTCTTCACCATCCACGCCCTTGGTGACTATCCCATCAAAGGGATTTCCCAACCCATAAACCTCTGGCGCGTGCTGGGGAAAAGTGGCGTGAAAAGTCGTTTCGAGGCCGCGGGTAGCGGACTGACCCCTCTGGTGGGGCGGGAGAACGAGATTGAAGGGCTTCTCAAAGGGTGGGAGCGAGTTAAGGATGCCATTGGCCAGGTCGTCCTGGTGAAGGGAGAGGCCGGAATCGGCAAAACACGATTGGTGGAGGAGTTGAAAGACCGACTCAGGCACGAGAATCCCATGCGTCAGGAGTACCGGTGCTCCCCCTTCTACCAAAACACCGCCCTCTATCCAGTCACCAATCTATTGGGACAGTGGCTCCACCTCGAACAGGAAGATGCCGCGGATGCCAAACTTCGCAAACTGGAGAGAGCCCTCAATGGCCCTAAAAACGACCATCCCAAAGCGGAAGCCGTGGCGCTTCTGGCCAATCTTCTCTCGGTGCCACTGGACAAGAGATATCTCCCCCTAAATTTGACCCCCGAAACTCAGAGGCAGAGGACTCTCGAGGTCCTGCGGGATTTGCTCTTGGAGACCTCGCCTGGCCGACCAGGGCTCTTCCTCGTAGAAGACTTGCACTGGGTCGACCCCACGACGCTCGATTGGCTGACCATGGTGATCAACCACGCCGCCACAGCAGGCGTGCTGGTCATCCTCACCTTTCGCCCTGATTTTGAGCCGCCGTGGGCCGACCAACCCAACGTGGAGAAAATCTCGCTGAATCGGTTGAACGGCATACAGGTCGGGGCCGTGGTCCAGGGAGTGACAGGCGGCAAGCCGTTGCCTCGGGAGATTACGGAGCAGGTCGTCAGCCGGACCGACGGCGTGCCGCTGTTCGTGGAGGAACTCACCAAATCATTACTGGAATCAGGACTACTCCGCCAGGGGGAACATGAATATGAGCTCGTAGGATCACTGCCTTCAATGACGATCCCGGCCACCCTTCAAGACTCGTTAATGGCCCGGTTAGACAGACTCGCGACCGCGAAACCGGTGGCCCAGCTGGGCGCGACCCTGGGCCGAGAGTTCAGCTATGAGCTCCTTCACGCAGTGTCCCCGCTCGGGGAGACCACGTTGCAGCATGAGCTGACACGACTGGAAGAAGCCGAACTCGTGTATCGGCAGGGTCTGCTCCCTCAGGCCACATACATGTTCAAGCACGCCTTGATCCAGGAAGTCGCGTACGAGTCGTTATTGAAAAGCGCGAGACGAGAAGTCCACCATCACATCGCCGAGGTCCTGGAAAATCGGTTTCCATCCACGGCCGAGTCCGAACCCGAGCTTTTAGCCCATCACTATACCAAGGCGGCGCGCCCTGACCGGGCGATTCCGTACTGGCAGCAGGCGGGGCAACGGGCCCTGAAACGTTCCGCCAACCCGGAAGCCATTTCGCATCTGACACAGGGCCTGACGCTCCTCCAAACACTACCCGAAGGCCCCGAGCGCGACCAGAAGGAGTTAGCGATGCAACTCGGCCTCAGCCCGGCCTACATGATCACGAAAGGATGGGGAGCGGTGGAAGTCGAACAATGCTCCAAACGGGCCCAAGTTCTAAGCCAAAAGTTAGGAGACGGCCAGAGTCTCTATGCGTCGACATGGGGTTTGTGCTTTAACTATTTCTTGCGTGGACAGTTAAATGATTCCTTGAAAACGGCGGAAGAGGTTTTCCGGATGGCGTATGCAACCGATAACCCCGTTTTGCACGTAGGGGCGCATCATGCGGTCGGCTACTCCTACCAATATCGGGGAGATTTCACAAAATCGCGGGAGCATGCGGAGAAGGGTATAGCCCTGTTTAACCTTGATCAGGAGCGAGCCATTGTCGATTTGTTTCAGTTGTCTTCTACGGTGCCATTGCACTCATTCTTAGGCGGCGGCAAATGGATGCTGGGCTATCCGGAACAGGGCTTGGCGCATATCGGACAGGCAGTAGCCCTCGCTCAGACGCTCCAACATCCCCCTAGTATCGCCTTCGCCTATGGCACTGGATGCTTTGCCTACCATTCCGCCCGTGACTTTGAGTGGGTGGAGCATGCATCAGCCAAAGTGCTGGAGCTGGCCGAAAAGGAGGTGTTTCAACTGTGGGATACGATCGCCCTGACATACCACGGCTGGGCGATAGGAATGAAGGGCCGTATCAAGGATGGGATTGAGGAGATCGAAAAGGGCTTGGAAAAGTTTCGACTCACCGGCACTCGGGTTATGCTGCCTGACGTCATGACAATGCTTGGAGAGCTTCTGTGGCAGGCGGGCCGAATTGAAGAGGCGCTCGCGGCGCTGGACGAAGGAATCCGCGAGGCCACCCACTCAGACCGAAACGAGCATTTCATGGAACCTGAGCTCTATCGCCTCAAGGCAGAGATTTTCAAACAATGTGCCGAAGTTGAGGATCACCCGGAGAATGCCGCTCAATTGTTTAAAGATGCCGAAGACTCTTTCCAAGATGCGTTGGATCTCACACGTAAGCAGAGAGCTCGCATGCTGGAGATTCGCGCGGCAGTGGGGTTAGGTCGACTATGGCAACGACAGGGGAAACCGCAGGAGGCCCTCCAGATCCTCGAGCAGCTCTACAACTCATTCACCGAGGGATTTGACACGGAGGATCTCCGGGAAGCGCACATATTAATCGAGGAGTTGAGAGAATCGCCATGTCACTCGAGGATTAAAGTTCAGGCCGATTAA
- a CDS encoding adenylate/guanylate cyclase domain-containing protein codes for MTFEEILDATMRLLESRKRITYGALKRQFSLDDEFLEDLKAELIKAQRVAVDEGGEVLVWTGRDDATPSPITEQGSVPSTSREGQVARQVRPSTQAERRQLTVMFCDLVGSTALSERLDPEDLRDVIGAYQETCDQAIHQFDGTIMQFQGDGILVYFGHPVAHEDDAQRGVLAALEILAELPKLNNRLQQLCDVELSMRIGIHTGLVVVGEMGRSGWLQTVALGETLNVASRIQSLTDPNTIVISEATLKLVKGFFNVQALGEHTMKGISQPINLWRVLGKSGVQSRFEAAGRRLAPLVGRENEVECLRKKWGSVREGIGQVVILEGEPGIGKTRLVEEVKEHLKHDNPTIQEYRCSPFYQHTALYPVINLLGQWLPLGQEDSAEDKLRKLEGVLNALNHYPSKAEGVALLASLLAVPLDNKYVPLTFTPETQRQKTLELLRDLLLETSPGRPVLFIVEDLHWVDPTTLDWLTMVVDQAPKTSVLVMLTSRPGFEPPWSDQANVGKISLKRLGGIDIGTVVKGVTGGKMLPPEITELVVSRTDGVPLFVEELTKSLLESGLLRQRNNEYELVGSLPLMAIPATLQDSLMARLDKLSTAKPVAQLGATLGREFSYELLHAVSPLEETTLQNALTQLEEAELLYRQGLLTQAKFTFKHALIQEAAYESLLKSTRREFHHHIAEVLENQFPSTAESEPELIGYHYTQTAHPERAIPYWQKAGQRALKRSANPEAISHLTKGLTLLQTLPEDPERDKKELMMQVGLSPAYMITKGWGAVEVEQCSKRAQALSQKLGDGQSLYAATWGLCFNYFMRGQLNVSLKTGEEVCQMAYATALPILKVGAHHAIGYSHHYRGEFTESRKHAEMGIALFNFEQERSIISLFQLSSTVALHEFCGSSKWMLGLPESGLKHVQEAIDLAEKLEHPPSIAFAYGIGCFAYHPARDFDWVENASDKVLELAKKEVFQLWDIIALMYHGWAIAMKGRLEEGLNEIERGLEKFRLTGNRIILPDVMTMLGEVLWHAGRIEEALAALDEGIHEATHPDRNQHFMESELYRLKAEIFKQCAEIEENPKNAAKLFNDAQDSFQDALDLTRKQKARMLEIRAAVGLGRLWQKQGKQQKALQILENLYNSFTEGLDTEDLREAHILIEELRESS; via the coding sequence ATGACGTTCGAAGAGATCCTGGACGCGACAATGCGATTGCTTGAGAGCCGCAAGCGCATAACGTATGGGGCCCTCAAGAGACAATTCAGTCTCGATGATGAGTTTCTCGAGGACTTGAAGGCCGAACTCATCAAAGCTCAACGCGTCGCCGTCGATGAGGGCGGGGAAGTGCTGGTGTGGACCGGGAGGGATGACGCAACGCCTAGCCCAATCACAGAACAGGGAAGCGTGCCGAGTACTTCGCGAGAAGGTCAGGTCGCCCGCCAGGTTCGGCCTTCTACTCAGGCTGAACGGCGCCAACTCACCGTGATGTTCTGTGATCTGGTGGGCTCAACGGCTCTGTCTGAACGGCTTGACCCAGAAGACCTGCGCGATGTCATTGGGGCATACCAGGAGACCTGTGACCAGGCCATCCACCAATTCGATGGAACAATCATGCAATTCCAGGGTGATGGGATTCTGGTGTACTTCGGGCATCCTGTAGCCCACGAGGATGATGCGCAAAGGGGAGTCCTCGCCGCTCTCGAGATCTTGGCTGAGCTCCCGAAATTGAACAACCGCCTACAGCAGCTTTGCGATGTTGAGCTGAGCATGCGGATTGGGATCCACACCGGCCTCGTCGTGGTGGGAGAGATGGGAAGATCCGGGTGGCTGCAGACGGTGGCCCTGGGGGAAACTCTCAACGTGGCTTCCCGAATCCAAAGCCTGACTGACCCCAACACCATTGTGATTAGCGAGGCCACGCTGAAATTGGTCAAGGGTTTCTTCAACGTCCAAGCCCTTGGTGAACATACCATGAAAGGGATTTCCCAACCCATAAACCTCTGGCGCGTGCTGGGGAAAAGTGGCGTGCAAAGTCGTTTCGAGGCTGCCGGTAGACGACTGGCCCCTCTGGTGGGACGTGAGAACGAGGTTGAATGTCTTCGCAAAAAATGGGGGAGCGTCAGGGAGGGCATTGGCCAGGTTGTCATATTGGAGGGAGAGCCGGGAATCGGCAAAACGCGATTGGTGGAGGAGGTGAAAGAGCATCTCAAGCATGACAATCCCACCATTCAGGAGTACCGCTGCTCCCCCTTCTACCAACACACTGCCCTCTATCCGGTTATCAATCTATTGGGACAGTGGCTCCCTCTCGGACAGGAAGATTCGGCAGAGGACAAACTCCGCAAACTGGAGGGTGTCCTCAATGCTCTCAACCATTACCCTTCCAAAGCGGAAGGCGTAGCTCTTCTGGCCAGTCTGTTGGCGGTGCCGCTGGACAATAAATATGTACCACTCACGTTCACACCTGAAACTCAAAGACAGAAGACTCTCGAGCTTCTGCGGGATTTATTATTGGAGACATCACCCGGCCGCCCGGTGCTATTCATCGTCGAAGACTTGCACTGGGTCGACCCCACGACGCTCGATTGGCTGACCATGGTGGTGGACCAAGCACCCAAAACAAGCGTTCTGGTCATGCTCACCTCTCGCCCTGGTTTTGAGCCGCCATGGTCAGACCAAGCAAACGTAGGGAAAATTTCCCTGAAGCGATTGGGCGGAATAGATATTGGGACAGTGGTCAAGGGAGTGACAGGCGGCAAAATGTTGCCTCCGGAAATTACCGAGCTGGTCGTCAGCCGGACCGACGGCGTGCCGCTATTCGTGGAAGAACTCACCAAATCCTTATTGGAATCAGGGCTGCTCCGCCAACGGAACAATGAATATGAGCTCGTAGGATCACTGCCTTTAATGGCGATCCCTGCCACACTTCAAGACTCGCTAATGGCTCGTTTGGACAAACTCTCGACCGCAAAACCGGTCGCGCAGTTGGGAGCGACCCTGGGTCGGGAATTCAGTTATGAGCTCCTTCACGCGGTGTCCCCGCTCGAGGAGACCACATTGCAGAATGCGCTGACACAACTGGAGGAAGCCGAACTTTTGTATCGGCAGGGTCTGCTCACCCAGGCAAAATTCACGTTCAAGCACGCATTGATTCAGGAAGCCGCGTACGAGTCGTTATTGAAGAGTACGCGGCGAGAGTTTCATCATCACATCGCTGAAGTACTGGAAAATCAGTTTCCTTCCACAGCCGAGTCCGAACCGGAGCTCATAGGCTATCACTACACCCAAACGGCACACCCGGAACGGGCTATTCCGTACTGGCAGAAAGCGGGGCAACGGGCGCTCAAACGGTCTGCAAACCCGGAAGCCATTTCGCACCTGACAAAGGGGCTAACACTACTCCAAACACTGCCCGAAGACCCCGAGCGCGACAAGAAGGAGTTAATGATGCAGGTTGGCCTCAGCCCGGCCTACATGATTACAAAAGGATGGGGCGCGGTGGAGGTCGAACAATGCTCCAAACGTGCCCAAGCGCTAAGCCAAAAATTAGGAGACGGCCAGAGTCTCTATGCGGCGACATGGGGCTTGTGCTTCAACTACTTCATGCGTGGGCAATTAAATGTTTCCTTGAAAACCGGGGAAGAGGTGTGCCAGATGGCATATGCAACTGCCCTCCCCATCCTGAAAGTAGGGGCGCATCATGCGATCGGATACTCTCACCACTATCGCGGAGAATTTACTGAGTCACGGAAACATGCGGAGATGGGAATAGCCCTATTCAACTTTGAGCAGGAGAGATCGATCATCAGCCTGTTTCAGTTGTCTTCTACAGTGGCCTTGCACGAGTTCTGTGGCAGCAGCAAGTGGATGCTTGGTCTGCCGGAATCAGGTCTGAAACATGTCCAAGAAGCTATAGATCTCGCGGAGAAACTCGAACATCCGCCCAGCATTGCCTTTGCTTACGGTATCGGCTGCTTTGCCTACCATCCGGCCCGGGACTTCGATTGGGTAGAGAATGCTTCAGACAAAGTACTGGAGCTTGCCAAAAAGGAGGTATTTCAACTGTGGGATATCATCGCCCTGATGTACCACGGTTGGGCGATAGCCATGAAGGGCCGCCTTGAGGAAGGGCTTAACGAGATCGAAAGGGGGCTTGAAAAATTTCGACTCACCGGCAATCGGATTATCCTGCCTGACGTTATGACGATGCTTGGAGAGGTTCTGTGGCACGCGGGCCGAATCGAAGAGGCCCTCGCGGCGCTGGATGAAGGAATCCACGAGGCTACCCATCCCGACCGAAATCAGCATTTCATGGAATCTGAGCTCTACCGTCTCAAGGCAGAGATTTTTAAACAATGTGCCGAAATTGAGGAGAACCCAAAGAACGCAGCTAAATTGTTTAACGATGCCCAAGATTCTTTCCAAGATGCATTGGATCTTACACGTAAGCAAAAAGCCCGCATGCTGGAGATCCGAGCGGCAGTTGGTTTAGGCCGGCTGTGGCAAAAGCAGGGAAAACAGCAAAAGGCTCTCCAGATTCTCGAGAATCTCTATAACTCGTTTACCGAGGGATTGGACACGGAGGATCTCCGTGAAGCGCACATATTGATTGAGGAGTTGAGAGAATCGTCATAA
- a CDS encoding DUF3237 domain-containing protein, translating into MMMRYNHEGLTLWYGTEDTPAPEGVVESGDNLSVIAAVSPANPSNTVSVLYRVEESFERTVRASLLRNEHGAGRQYFKAAFPRLPPGSKVEYTVIGENSGRRVPNPCAMTGLTRQFEVRSAFASTSTPDEASQPNLAERRLPFSIEYLSHFTIHLGGSPPEIIGETPEGIKVNWYISSGEFTGPKLNGKINQEGGDWMTIRQDGVGLMDVRATLETSDGALIFIHYPGYFELGEKGYENFLKKKWPPTPPTRTTPWMITSHPKYLWVNRLQCIGIGRVIMKEPIYEYDLYGLI; encoded by the coding sequence ATGATGATGCGTTACAACCACGAAGGGCTCACACTGTGGTATGGCACAGAGGACACGCCGGCACCCGAAGGGGTTGTGGAATCAGGCGACAACCTCAGTGTCATTGCAGCTGTCTCTCCGGCAAACCCAAGCAATACGGTCAGTGTCTTGTATCGTGTCGAGGAAAGTTTCGAGCGCACCGTCCGTGCGTCCTTGTTACGAAATGAACATGGTGCAGGACGACAGTACTTCAAAGCAGCTTTTCCAAGACTCCCTCCTGGGTCGAAGGTCGAATATACCGTTATCGGCGAAAATAGTGGACGGCGGGTTCCGAACCCGTGCGCGATGACCGGTCTGACCCGTCAATTTGAAGTCCGAAGTGCCTTCGCTTCAACCTCTACCCCCGACGAAGCATCCCAACCAAATCTGGCTGAACGTCGTTTACCGTTTAGCATCGAATATCTTTCCCATTTTACGATTCATCTTGGCGGTAGCCCTCCTGAGATTATCGGAGAAACTCCGGAAGGGATTAAGGTCAATTGGTACATAAGCAGCGGTGAATTTACCGGACCAAAACTTAATGGAAAGATTAATCAGGAAGGCGGTGACTGGATGACTATTCGTCAGGACGGCGTCGGGCTCATGGATGTCCGTGCCACGCTGGAGACCAGCGATGGAGCATTGATCTTCATACACTACCCAGGCTACTTCGAATTGGGTGAGAAGGGATACGAAAATTTTTTGAAGAAGAAGTGGCCACCCACACCACCCACAAGGACAACCCCTTGGATGATTACCTCTCACCCTAAGTACCTGTGGGTCAACCGATTACAATGCATTGGAATCGGTCGGGTCATCATGAAAGAACCAATTTATGAATATGACCTGTACGGATTGATTTAG